GCTCGAGCGCCATGACGGCGACGGCGCCGGCGTCCTCGGCGATGCGGGCCTGCTCGGCCGTGACGACGTCCATGATCACGCCGCCCTTCAGCATCTCGGCGAGACCGCGCTTGACGCGGCTGGAGCCGAACTCGGCAGTGCTCATCGGTGCTTCCCTTCGACGGAGGTCGCGCGAACCGCGCAGATGTCGGACAAGCGCCTTGCTTGACCTAGGCCAAAAGATAGCATGGGCGGGACACCGCCCACGCACATCGATCGGATCGCGACATGACCATCGAGATCGCCGGCCGCTCGGCCGCGGACATCGCCGACAGCGTGCGTGCGCTCATCGAGCGCGGCACGCTGCGACCCGGCGACCCGCTGCCGCCCGTGCGAAGCCTCGCGGAGCAGCTCGGCGTGAACCGCAACACCGCGGTGGCGGCCTACCGCCAGCTCACCGCCGCGGGCCTCGTGGTCACGCGCGGTCGCGGCGGCACGCACGTCGCCGACCCCGCCGTCGTCCCCCAGGAGGGGTTCGCGCAGGGCAGCGTGCTGCGCGACGTCGCGACCGGCAACCCCGACCCGAACCGCATCCCCGATCCGACGCTCGCGCTCGCGGGCATGGCCGGCCGACCCGTGCTCTACGGCGAGCCCGTGATCGACCCGGGGCTGGAAGGCTGGGCGCGCGAGTGGATGGCCGCCGACCTCGCACCGGCCGACCTGCGGCTCACGGTCACCAGCGGCGCCGCCGACGCGGTCGACCGCCTGCTGGCGCTCGCGCTCGTGCGCGACGACGCGGTCGCGCTCGAGGACCCGTGCTTCCTCACCAGCATCCACACCGTCCGGGTCGGCGGCTACCGACCGGTCGCGGTGCCCGTCGACGACGAGGGCATGACGGTCGACGGCCTGCGCGCCGCGCTCGACCAGGGCGTGCGCGCCGTCGTCTGCACGCCGCGCGCCCAGAACCCGACCGGCGCGAGCCTGTCGGAGCGCCGCGCGGCCGACCTGCGCGCCGTGCTCGCCGACCACCCGTACGTGCTCGTCATCGAGGACGATCACTTCTCGATGCTCGCGCGCACCCCGTTCCGGTCGATCATCGGGCCCGGGCACCGTCGGTGGGCGCTCGTGCGGTCGGTGTCGAAGTTCCTCGGACCCGACATGTGCCTCGCGGTCACGGCCTCCGACCCCGACACCGCCGACCGCCTCGCGATGCGCCTGAGCCCGGGCACGACCTGGGTGAGCCACCTGCTCCAGCGCCTCACGCTCGCACTCGTCACCGACCCGGCCGTCACGGCGCGCATCGACGAGGCCGGTGCCCACTACGCCGCGCGCAACGCCGCGTTCGCCGCACGGCTCACCGAGCTGGGCGTCCCGGCGGCGGCAGGCGACGGCCTGAACCTCTGGATCCCGCTGCCGGTCGCCGCCCGCGACGTCTCCGAGCAGCTCATGCGCCGCGGCTGGCTCGCACGCGCGGGCGACGAGTTCGTGCTGGGCGAGCTCCCCGCCGTGCCGCGCCTGCGCCTGACCGTGCACGATCTCGCCGACGTCGACGCCGAGCGCCTGGCCACCGACGTCACCGCGGCCGTGCGGGCCGCCGGTGGACGACTCGTGCCCGCCGGGATGGAATGATCGAGCGGGTGAAGGTCCTCTCCATCCAGTCCGCCGTCGCCTACGGGCACGTCGGCAACTCCGCGGCAGTCTTCCCCCTCCAGCGCATCGGCGTGGAGGTGATGCCGGTCTACACGGTGAACTTCTCCAACCACACCGGCTACGGCGCGTGGCGCGGCCCGATGATCGCACCCGACGACGTGCGGGCGGTCATCGACGGCATCGAGGACCGCGGCGCGTTCGCCGACGTCGACGTGGTGCTCTCGGGCTACCAGGGCGGCGAGGGCATCGCCGACGTCATCCTCGACGCGGTCGCCCGCATCAAGGCGGCGAACCCCGACGCGATCTACTCGTGCGACCCGGTGATGGGCAATGCGAAGAGCGGATGCTTCGTGGCGCCGGCCATCCCCGTGCTGCTCCGCGACCGCGTGGTGCCCGCCGCCGACCTCATCACGCCGAACCAGTTCGAGCTCGGCTACCTGACCGGCACCGAGCCCGACACGCTCGAGTCGACGCTCGCGTCGGTCGACCTCGCGCGCGCCTCGGGGCCGAGCACCGTGCTCGTCACGAGCGTCGAGCGCCCCGACCGGCCGGAGGGCACGATCGAGATGCTCGCCGTCGACGAGCGCGGCGCGTGGATCGTGCAGACCCCGCGCCTGCCGATGAAGGCCAACGGCTCGGGCGACGTCACGGCGGCGCTGTTCACCGCGCACCACCGTCGCACGGGCGACGCCGCAGGCGCCCTCGCGCGCACCGCGTCGAGCGTGTTCGACCTGCTTGCGAACACCCACGCGTCGGGCGCGCGCGAACTGCAGCTCGTCGAGTCGCAGGAGGCGTACGCGCACCCGCGCCTGCAGTTCGACGTGCAGCAGGTGCGCTGAGCGATCGGATGCCTCGGGGCGCTCGCGCTCCCGGAGGCATCCGCTCGGCCGTGTCGCCGCGCGACTCGCCGACCTCGCGGGGGGGGGGGCGCCCCGGGTCAGTGCGGCCAGGCGTCCGCGATCTCCTGGCGCACGTCGCCGAGCAGCCGCGGGATCGCCTTGGTCTTGGCGATGATCGGGAAGAAGTTCGCGTCGAGCGCCCAGCGCGGCACGATGTGCTGGTGCAGGTGCTCGGAGATGCCGGCGCCCGCGATGCGGCCCTGGTTCATGCCGATGTTGAACCCGTCGCAGCGCGAGACCTCGCGCACCACACGCATCGCGACCTGGGTGATGCGGCCGATGTCGTCGACCTCCTCGGGCGTCGCCTGGTCGTAGGTGGCGATGTGCCGGTACGGGCAGACGAGCAGGTGGCCGCTGTTGTACGGGTACAGGTTCAGCAGCGCGTAGGCGTGCTCGCCGCGCGCGACGATCATCGACTGCTCGTCGGGCAGCTCCGGGGCGCGACAGAACGGGCAGGCGTGCTGCTCGGGCTGCTGGCCCTGCTCGATGTACACCATGCGATGCGGGGTCCACAGCCGCTGGAACGCATCGGGCACGCCGGGCATCTCGCCCGAGGCATCCGTCGGCACCTCCTCGAACTCGTCGGGGCTGTACGGACCCGGCATCAGAAGTCGTCCCGCGAGACGACCTGGCGGTGCTCGTCGATCGCGGCATGGATGCGCGCGACGGCCTGGTCGATCGGCACGCCGTTCTCCTGGCTGCCGTCGCGGAAGCGGAAGCTGACCGTGTTCTGCGACCGGTCCTCCTCGCCCGCGATGAGCTGGAAGGGCACCTTGAGCTTGGTGTGCGTGCGGATCTTCTTCTGCATGCGGTCGTCGCTCGCGTCGAGCTCGGCACGCACCCCCGAGGCGCGCAGCTGCTCGATCACGGCGCCGAGGTACGACTCGTACTCCTCGGCGACCGGGATGCCGACGACCTGCACCGGCGCGAGCCAGACCGGGAACACGCCGGCGTAGTGCTCGAGCAGGATCGCGAAGAACCGCTCGATCGAGCCGAACAGCGCCCGGTGGATCATGATCGGCCGGTGCTTCTCGCCGTCGGGGCCGGTGTACTCGAGGCCGAAGCGCTCGGGCAGGTTGGGATCGACCTGCACGGTCGAGAGCTGCCAGGTGCGGCCGATCGCGTCGCGGGTCTTGAGGTCGATCTTCGGACCGTAGAACGCCGCCTCGCCGGGCACCTCGGTGAGCTTCAGCCCGCTCGCGACCGCGACGTTGCGCAGTGCGTTCGTCGAGTAGTCCCAGAACTCGTCCGAGCCGATCCACTTCGACTTCTCGTCGTCGCGCATCGACAGCTCGAGCTCGAAGTCGTCGAGGCCGAAGTCGCGCAGCATCGAGATGACGAACTCGAGCACGCGGGACGTCTCGTCCTCGAGCTGCTCGGGGGTCACGAACAGGTGCGAGTCGTCCTGGGTGAAGCCGCGCACCCGGGTGAGGCCGTGCAGCGCGCCGGAGAGCTCGTTGCGGTAGACCGTGCCGTTCTCGGCGAACCGCATGGGCAGGTCGCGATAGCTGCGCGCGCGCTCCTTGAAGATCAGGATGTGCATCGGGCAGTTCATGGGCTTCAGGTAGTAGTCCTGGCCCTGCTTGGTGACGTTGCCCTCCTCGTCGCGCTCCTCGTCCATCACGATGGGCGGGAACATGCCCTCCTTGTAGGTGACGAGGTGGTTCGACTGGATGAAGAGGTCCTCCTTCGAGATGTGCGGCGTGTACACGTAGGTGTAGCCGCCCTCGAGGTGGCGGCGGCGCGCGTGCTGCTCCATCTCGCCGCGGACGATGCCGCCCTTGGGGTGCCACACCGACAGGCCGGAGCCGATCTCGTCGGGGAAGCTGAACAGGTCGAGCTCGCGGCCGAGCTTGCGGTGGTCGCGCTTGGCGGCCTCCTCGAGCCGGTGCTGGTAGGCGCGCAGCTCGTCCTTGGTGGGCCAGGCGGTGCCGTAGATGCGCTGCAGCTGCGGGTTCTTCTCGCTGCCGCGCCAGTACGCGCCGGCGACGCGCATGAGCGCCCAGCCGTTGCCGATCATGCGGGTGTTCGGCAGGTGCGGACCCCGGCAGAGGTCCTTCCAGGCGACCTCGCCGGTCTTCGGGTCGACGTTGTCGTAGATGGTCAGCTCGCCCGCGCCGACCTCGACGCCCTCGTTCTCGCCGCCGGCCGAGGCGCTGCCCTTCAGCCCGATGAGCTCGAGCTTGTACGGCTCGCCCGCGAGCTCGGCGCGCGCCTCGTCGTCGGTGACGACGCGGCGCACGAAGCGCTGGCCGGAGCGGATGATGCGGGCCATCGCCTTGTCGAGGGCCTTGAGGTCCTCGGTGCTGAACGGCTCGGCGACGTCGAAGTCGTAGTAGAAGCCGTCGGTCACGGGCGGGCCGATGCCGAGCTTCGCGTCGGGATTCACCTGCTGCACCGCCTGTGCGAGCACGTGCGCGGTGGAGTGGCGCAGGATGGCCAGGCCGTCGGGCGAGTCGATGGTGACCGGCTCGACCTCGTGGGCGTCCGTGACCGTCGTCGCGAGGTCCTTCAGCTCGCCGTCGACGCGCATCGCGACGACGGATCGATCGGTGAAGAGCTCGAAGCCGTCGACCAAGTGGATCCACTCCCTAGCAGTGTGAGACGCAATCACTCAACTGTAGTCGTGACGACGCCCGCGCGCCGCCGCGGAGGGGTCGTGGCCGGCGCTGCCGTCGGCTTGCACCGATCGCGCAAGCCGCGACGCGCAGCACGCGCGATGTTCCATCACTTGCGCTCGATTCCGCAAGAACTGAACTTTCCCACGGCATTTCACCGCAGTCCCTTGTCCACTGCTCCGCAGCCGCAATAGCCTCGCCCCACTCGAGGGCACCGCGACGCCCGCAGTGCCCGATGACGCGCACGACCGAGAGGACACGAGTCGACGATGACCCGCCCCAGCACGCCCGTTCCCCCGCCGCAGGCCGCCCCCGCGCGCACGCGCCGCGCCCTCGCGATCGCCGCCTCCGCGGCGCTCGCCCTCGGCGCTGCCGTCGTCGCGCCAGTGGCCGCATCCGCCCAGCCGGTCGCGAGCCCCGCGGTCACGCGCGCCGCGCTCGACCCGATGCTCGTCGCCGGTCGCGGCGCCGACGTGCCGTTCCTCGAGCAGGAGGCCGAGCACGCGACGACCTCCGGCGAGGTGATCGGGCCCGACCGCACCGCGTACACGCTGCCTGCCGAGGCATCCGGCCGCAGTGCCGTGCTGCTCGACCCGGGCGAGTACGTCGAGTTCACGCTGCCCGCGGCCGCCAACGCGATCACGGTGCGGTACAGCATTCCCGACGCGCCGGAGGGCGGAGGCATCCGCGCACCCCTGGCCGTCTCGGTCGACGGCGGCGAACCCGCGACGATGCAGCTCACGA
This is a stretch of genomic DNA from Agromyces sp. SYSU T00194. It encodes these proteins:
- a CDS encoding aminotransferase class I/II-fold pyridoxal phosphate-dependent enzyme; translation: MTIEIAGRSAADIADSVRALIERGTLRPGDPLPPVRSLAEQLGVNRNTAVAAYRQLTAAGLVVTRGRGGTHVADPAVVPQEGFAQGSVLRDVATGNPDPNRIPDPTLALAGMAGRPVLYGEPVIDPGLEGWAREWMAADLAPADLRLTVTSGAADAVDRLLALALVRDDAVALEDPCFLTSIHTVRVGGYRPVAVPVDDEGMTVDGLRAALDQGVRAVVCTPRAQNPTGASLSERRAADLRAVLADHPYVLVIEDDHFSMLARTPFRSIIGPGHRRWALVRSVSKFLGPDMCLAVTASDPDTADRLAMRLSPGTTWVSHLLQRLTLALVTDPAVTARIDEAGAHYAARNAAFAARLTELGVPAAAGDGLNLWIPLPVAARDVSEQLMRRGWLARAGDEFVLGELPAVPRLRLTVHDLADVDAERLATDVTAAVRAAGGRLVPAGME
- the pdxY gene encoding pyridoxal kinase PdxY; amino-acid sequence: MKVLSIQSAVAYGHVGNSAAVFPLQRIGVEVMPVYTVNFSNHTGYGAWRGPMIAPDDVRAVIDGIEDRGAFADVDVVLSGYQGGEGIADVILDAVARIKAANPDAIYSCDPVMGNAKSGCFVAPAIPVLLRDRVVPAADLITPNQFELGYLTGTEPDTLESTLASVDLARASGPSTVLVTSVERPDRPEGTIEMLAVDERGAWIVQTPRLPMKANGSGDVTAALFTAHHRRTGDAAGALARTASSVFDLLANTHASGARELQLVESQEAYAHPRLQFDVQQVR
- a CDS encoding HIT family protein, yielding MPGVPDAFQRLWTPHRMVYIEQGQQPEQHACPFCRAPELPDEQSMIVARGEHAYALLNLYPYNSGHLLVCPYRHIATYDQATPEEVDDIGRITQVAMRVVREVSRCDGFNIGMNQGRIAGAGISEHLHQHIVPRWALDANFFPIIAKTKAIPRLLGDVRQEIADAWPH
- the thrS gene encoding threonine--tRNA ligase, whose translation is MRVDGELKDLATTVTDAHEVEPVTIDSPDGLAILRHSTAHVLAQAVQQVNPDAKLGIGPPVTDGFYYDFDVAEPFSTEDLKALDKAMARIIRSGQRFVRRVVTDDEARAELAGEPYKLELIGLKGSASAGGENEGVEVGAGELTIYDNVDPKTGEVAWKDLCRGPHLPNTRMIGNGWALMRVAGAYWRGSEKNPQLQRIYGTAWPTKDELRAYQHRLEEAAKRDHRKLGRELDLFSFPDEIGSGLSVWHPKGGIVRGEMEQHARRRHLEGGYTYVYTPHISKEDLFIQSNHLVTYKEGMFPPIVMDEERDEEGNVTKQGQDYYLKPMNCPMHILIFKERARSYRDLPMRFAENGTVYRNELSGALHGLTRVRGFTQDDSHLFVTPEQLEDETSRVLEFVISMLRDFGLDDFELELSMRDDEKSKWIGSDEFWDYSTNALRNVAVASGLKLTEVPGEAAFYGPKIDLKTRDAIGRTWQLSTVQVDPNLPERFGLEYTGPDGEKHRPIMIHRALFGSIERFFAILLEHYAGVFPVWLAPVQVVGIPVAEEYESYLGAVIEQLRASGVRAELDASDDRMQKKIRTHTKLKVPFQLIAGEEDRSQNTVSFRFRDGSQENGVPIDQAVARIHAAIDEHRQVVSRDDF